One segment of candidate division TA06 bacterium DNA contains the following:
- a CDS encoding type II toxin-antitoxin system HicB family antitoxin, with translation MSYKVSVIIEKDENGFYAYAPELEGCQSQGDTLEEAVKNIKEAVELYLETSSRAGSGIMSIILSDGLTARQGGLYV, from the coding sequence ATGTCTTACAAAGTCAGCGTCATAATAGAAAAAGATGAAAACGGGTTTTACGCTTACGCCCCCGAGCTTGAGGGTTGCCAGAGCCAGGGCGATACTTTGGAGGAAGCGGTAAAAAACATCAAGGAAGCCGTGGAACTTTACCTGGAAACTTCAAGCCGGGCCGGATCTGGAATAATGTCCATAATCTTATCGGATGGGTTAACTGCCCGTCAAGGAGGGTTATATGTTTGA